Genomic segment of Perca flavescens isolate YP-PL-M2 chromosome 7, PFLA_1.0, whole genome shotgun sequence:
acatacaaggcCAAAATCAAGTCAGCATTATCTCACCTGATTGGAGATTAGGGTAGACGCGCAGTCGTAAAAGGAATCCAGTTTCTCCTCTTTAACTCCCTTCAGTGTTTCTTTACTTGTTAATAAGTGGATGACTTTGGGAAACCAGGTATTCATGATACGATCTTCTGTCCTCTTACACTCCACAGCCATTTTGTTCTGTAGGCTCTTACAGTCCACAGATCCTGAAGCCCTGAAGCGTCAGAAGaccaaattaaacaaaaagcaaCTTTAGCAAATCTTCATGTGCAATATTTAAGTTATGTGCTTATTTTAGGAGCGCCATGTTGAATTCATGGTGTCTTTCCTTACCTGCATACTGAAAGATCAACCAGCACCAGTGGAGAAAATGTCATGTAGCCTATATCCAAGACAGTTTGCATTGCCGGATGAAGAATGTgcaaatttgtttttattattttgcggCTTCTGATAAAGCTATCATGCCAAGTTTGGGAGAAATCAAGAATTCTGCAAAAGATTGGAAATGTAACTTACAGAAGGGCGTTTAAAATAGACCAACTAGTACACTATTTGGTTATTGTTGATAAATAATTTGTGTACATTAGACACTCACTTTGGTTGGATAGCTGTCTGTTTGTCATAGACAGGTTCTTCTGTCTGTGGATTCTTTAGTACTGTGTCCACTGAAGGGAGAGAATATGACACATTATCACACGGTTTACCTGAAGAATACTGTACATCTACTCTGACAGCATAGACATTCATTACACAAATAATTGTCAATACCTGtgtgcttgacaatcacattgtGGAAGTCGTCGCTGACTTCCTTGCAGAGCTCCTGTAGTAGTTTTTGTGTCTCAGGTCCCTCTTTAAATTTAGGGGAGACTCGGGCAACAATGGAGTCCAACCACTGTTGCTGGATTGGAGCGAATGGGCGGTTCTCAACACATCGCTTCAGGAACATGTAGTTCATCTGCAAATGGGACCAAAATAAAATAGAAGAGACGTGACATAAGTAGGGTTTAGTCCCTTCATATgtcaaattcaataaaaaaaaaagaagccttaCCCTACGCTTCCGCTCCTCACTAAGCATCTGTAAAGGAAATATTGAAATATACCACATTATATTGTGTCATATCTGTATATAAATTAAAATTTAAATGTGTGCATGGGTAGATAATTGTCATACAGAAGGTGGAAACTCTGGTTCTGGTGACTGGCTGCACACTGTTCCCCTCTCTTTGCTCTGTCTGTAAGCCTCCATTGCTCTAGACACCCTGTAATAATGCAGTCAACAAACTGTCACATTGCAGGAAACTAAATGGCCTACATAATGATCAACTGCTGGGATCATTCTCTTATAGCTGTGGTGGCTATCGTTGAGGTactggcaacaaaaaaaagctacCACAGCTAAACTGAAAACATACAATATCATATGGAGTTGCTCTTGTTGCACTTTACGCCTTCTGTGCCTCAACAGTTTCTTGCGAACCGTTATCTTCTCCGCTTTCTCAGCAGTGGTCTGTCCAACCTCACCCCGGTCCTGTGTGTCTTCAATCGGGGGCAGGACTGGAAACTTTGACATACCCTTCACTGCTGTGGCTTTGACAACTCCGGGAGAGACATCCATCTCTGACAACAAGCCACTGAAAACAAACCAGAAGCAGAAAATAACTTGAGGCTAAGTTGCACCTGTTGTAAGTGAACGTAACGCTATCCTAACATAGTTAGCTAAGACAACGTTAGTCTTGACCCTGAACAAGCGGACGTTATGTCGCAGTAGTAATCTcaaaagttagctagctaactaattTCAGTGAATAACAACAAGCTATCTATCGGGTTACCTGCTCGTTCATTCAATAACTTATCGCTTTGGTTAGTTTGTTAACAGCTAATCTTATTTTACTTAATTTAGCCTGTAAACCATGGATGTAGCTAGCTATGTAAACGGACTTCTAGAGTTGACTGAAGTTAACGGCGTCGTTACCATAGTAACAGTAAACACAGCCATAAAAAGGAGGCGGGCTTgtcatgtttatttttgttgctaACTTTTTACAAACGGAGGTTCATGAAATAGGCCagaaatacatataatacaTTAATAATAGTTCTAGATAAACACATGTATTAATAAGTAGTAGTAATATAGCTagtagtaaaaataaaaagtttacgTTAGCTAGATTTCCCAAGCAATTATATTCTATCTGATGTCGAAAAGACCCATACACTAGCTAAATATCTGGGTATGTCTTCCCTTTTGCCGgcctagctagctactaaaatTGGCATACATCTTTATGGATGATTTAAAAACACATGTTATGACCATAAGCAATGTAAAACCACAGTTCTCAAACAATCATGCAATAGCTTTTGATTTACTGTAGGGGGAGCAATACGTAATCCCCGCGTAGTTTACGGTACCGGAAATAgacaagaggaagaagaagaagaaaaagaggctcTCCtccgctagctagctactgctgGGAAGTAGCGACACAGTTTTCAGGTATTGTGAATTATATAACCATGATACTTGTATATGACTGTACATACACGTCgataaaagacaataaaatagAATATCACTCGTTCTGGCTGTGTTTATTCGAACTAAATCCACCGAAAGACGGAAGTTGTCTTTGTTTTGATTCGTGTTGACAAAATTCAGGcttcaatgttgtgtttttcaTCAAAGGCCCAAATTGTTGTGACTTAGGTTTTCCGGTGTTATGTTGCTGTGAAACTGAAGAGCTAATTACCAAAAGCGCTATAACGTTATACAGTTGTCCTTACCACAAGTTCAGTATTTTAAGTGCCTGACATTTGATTCTTTCAACTACTTACAATATAATCCTTCTGCACTTGTTCAGGGTATTATCATAATGAGTTATGCAGAGAAGCCGGAGGACATAACAAGGGAAGAGTGGATGGATAAACTCAACAATGTCCATATTCAGAGAGCTGATATGAACAGGCTCATTATGAACTACCTCGTGACAGGTGAAGTAccgttttttttattactcAGTTTGTCTTCTGTTGTTTATAAAGTTCAATTGTGCGGGATTTAACCACGGTTTCTGTTCCACAGAGGGCTTCAAGGAGGCAGCCGAAAAGTTCAGGATGGAGTCTGGAATAGAGCCTAGTGTCGACTTGGATTCCCTAGATGAAAGAATTAAGATCAGAGAGATGATCCTGAAGGGACAGATCCAAGATGCCATTGCACTGATCAACAGTCTGCACCCAGAGCTGCTGGATACTAACCGTTACCTCTACTTCCACCTACAGGTAACATAAAACACAATGGCTTTCATTTAGCAGACATCTAGATTTTGCTCTCTAAGCAGTTAGTAATGGTTGTCTTACTACTTCTGTTATTTCCACTCCCTGTTGCACCCTCTGGCTTTTtgtgcctgcagcagcagcatctgaTTGAGCTGATTCGTTTGAGGGAGACTGAAGCTGCCCTTGAATTTGCCCAGTCTCAGTTAGCAGAGCAGGGAGAGGAGAGCCGGGAATGTTTGACCGAGATGGAGAGGACACTGGCCCTGCTGGCATTTGACAACCCTGAGGAGTCACCTTTTGGAGATCTACTCAATATGATGCAGAGACAAAAGGTAGGGTCAAAGCATATTAGCAAAGCTCATACCTGTCTTGTCATGCACTTGTCATCtcttctttatttatattttttgtggAATGAGTTTAACTGCATGCCACCTGTAATTCATGATCCTACACTAAGCTAAAAAGGTTGTTCTCTTGTCTGCAGCATGAGAACACGGTTCACTGTTAGTGCTGCATTGCTCCACTGTTCAATATTGAAATTATACAGATCAataacatgtgtgtgtctttgtctttcaGGTGTGGAGTGAAGTAAATCAGTGTGTGCTAGACTATGAAAACAGAGAGTCAACACCCAAGCTGGCCAAGCTCCTGAAGCTACTGCTGTGGGCTCAAAATGAACTTGACCAAAAGAAAGTGAAGTATCCCAAAATGACAGACCTCAGCAAGGGAACCATCGAAGACCCAAAATAAGGACCCACAGTGAATACATACCACAGCATTACAAAATGGACACATTTCCTTTATCTATTTATACGCTCAACAAACTGACTCAAATAGAGTACaaccttttctttttgtaaGGGTTGCTTTTTGATACTTTATTAACTTGGAATGTGCAAACTGGATTGATGGCAATTTAAAATGACTTCTCACACTAAAGTAACATGCAGACCATTATTTTACTTGGTATTATGATTTACATATTGGTTTATGTAAAATTAGTATATTTAGTTACATTAGTTTTTCTGTCTGTTGGCAGGGAAAGTTGTTGGCATAGTATGGTGTGAATAAAGCCTAAATTAGGCTGTCACTTTCTGTGTGTGACCAGTTTGATGTTCAGGGACAAAGGTTGGCTCGGTGTGCACTGcctcaaataaacacaaacttTTGACTTAAACTTAactttaaacaaaatatttcagctaATAGTTTTTAGCTAGTACGGCAATAGCCAAAGCAAGATACTTGTGATCTTTCACCCTACTGTGACTTTGAAAGTTAAATTCAGCTTAAGATTCATATTGCATTATTGCTTGAGACATTATAAAATGTTGCTGACAGACAAGAAAAGAGAAACTTTCAAGCTATACATCACGGTAGCAATCGACAATGGGGACAAGGCAAGATTCCTGGAATGCTAAAAACTTTGCAGCGTACTGTGACTGCAAGCTTAAAGGCAGCCTCAGTTTCATACTGTTATAAAATATTTCAGATTCTATTTAAAGATGTGAATGGATAAATCTATTGTCCACAGACTTGGAGACACTTGTATGGAGTAAGTAGCTCTTTTGCTAAATTTGATGTGCTTTTTTTGCTGGGATATTATTTTGCAATAAAACTGAGTTTAAACTGTGCAAGTCATAAAGGACTTTAAAGCTTGGAGTGTTTTTAATTCAAGGAATTTCAAAGTGGTACAGCAGCCAAGGTGGACAGTAACTGACTGCATTTACTCAATTACTGCACTAAGGTACAATTATGAAGTACATATGCTTGAGTTTTTCCATTTTCCACCTTAgacttctacttcactacatttgaAAGAGGAATATTATACTTTTAACTCCACTACAATTATCTGACAGCTAGAGCTACTAGTCACTTTACGGATGAAGATGTTTCACAAAAATGATCAATTTATAATATACGATGCTATAGTTTAAACTACCCAAGTAGTTAATATTTAAGCTCCACTAACCAGCTACAATATAAAATGCtgtttacatgtaaatgtatcAGTAACAATAATCCAATATGTATATTATTGAATGCAGAATGGTGAAGTATTCTTCCTCTAATAAAAAGTAGCAATTGAAGGATTTTATGCTGAAAGTGTGACTGATGACCGGTCTGGCCCTAAAAAGGCCAGActtaatctgactccaattctaTGGTCACCACACCCTGAATAGTGTTTGTTTACTGgtagatcagagaaataagactcaGGAATCGTAAA
This window contains:
- the LOC114558434 gene encoding glucose-induced degradation protein 8-B homolog, encoding MSYAEKPEDITREEWMDKLNNVHIQRADMNRLIMNYLVTEGFKEAAEKFRMESGIEPSVDLDSLDERIKIREMILKGQIQDAIALINSLHPELLDTNRYLYFHLQQQHLIELIRLRETEAALEFAQSQLAEQGEESRECLTEMERTLALLAFDNPEESPFGDLLNMMQRQKVWSEVNQCVLDYENRESTPKLAKLLKLLLWAQNELDQKKVKYPKMTDLSKGTIEDPK